Proteins encoded in a region of the Salvelinus fontinalis isolate EN_2023a chromosome 17, ASM2944872v1, whole genome shotgun sequence genome:
- the LOC129814399 gene encoding regulator of G-protein signaling 5-like codes for MCRELESLPITCLERAKELKALFRSFLQKPDLSIISDSHKIDKIRLNMDEPLKWKQSFENLLSNQHGLCLFRAFLVSEFSEENIAFYLACEDYRITKPSSKLSAKAKKIYEEFVCSDAPREVNLDHDTKAITKKNLERPSQSCFSLAQEKIYALMEKDCYPRFLKSITYLEISRQVKAG; via the exons ATGTGCCGAGAACTGGAATCACTGCCTATCACATGTCTGGAGAG GGCAAAGGAACTCAAAGCTCTCTTTAGAAGCTTCCTACAGAAGCCAGATCTGAGCATCATCAGTGACTCACACAAGATTGACAAAATAAG GTTAAATATGGACGAACCCTTAAAATGGAAGCAGTCGTTTGAGAACCTGCTGTCCAACCAAC ATGGACTGTGCTTGTTCAGAGCTTTCCTGGTGTCAGAGTTTAGTGAGGAGAACATAGCTTTCTACCTGGCCTGTGAAGACTACAGGATAACCAAGCCCTCCTCAAAGCTATCCGCTAAGGCTAAGAAGATCTATGAGGAGTTTGTCTGCAGTGACGCACCAAGAGAG GTCAACCTAGACCATGATACCAAAGCCATCACCAAGAAGAACCTGGAGCGCCCCAGCCAGTCCTGTTTCAGCCTGGCCCAGGAGAAGATCTACGCCCTGATGGAGAAAGACTGCTACCCTCGCTTCCTCAAGTCCATCACCTACCTGGAGATCAGTCGGCAGGTCAAAGCCGGTTAA